In Agrobacterium sp. RAC06, a single window of DNA contains:
- a CDS encoding L,D-transpeptidase, with product MFDFRKSSLILAVLAAASLTSVSLASAQSVYDGRNAQMLLVSPEGDILDYVPEAGEVMISRDRMGRTVLIDRMGNLVATEIPAESYYPPRQRGGNRGLPGVYDPYSEPAPAPRGWDDDVTTASIPDVDPRDSLPLDGLPQDMPYGGPDLPAPADTAPARTVTPEIPVKSNLSRLEITALQAFLDREGISPGVIDGKMGQNVNKAIVAWEQMTGETLDPNNADDILERLRLSGGLAIKSYTITAGDAAGPFVASIPDDYAHKAQLPALSYTSTAEMLAERFHMDEGYLRELNPGVDFSIPGTTIKVVEPGPYKKGNVARIVANKGLKQVFAYGEDGGLIAAYPASIGSADTPSPSGTVTIERIALNPGYTYNPKINFQQGNNTQVLQIPPGPNGPVGTVWLALSKPTYGIHGTPEPSKIGRTQSHGCIRLTNWDATELAKMVKSGVTVEFVE from the coding sequence GTGTTCGACTTCAGGAAATCTAGCTTGATACTTGCGGTTTTGGCCGCCGCCTCTCTCACATCTGTGAGCCTAGCCTCGGCACAATCGGTCTATGACGGTCGCAACGCCCAGATGCTGCTCGTCTCGCCGGAGGGCGATATCCTCGACTATGTGCCGGAAGCCGGCGAAGTCATGATCAGCCGAGACCGAATGGGCCGCACGGTGCTGATCGACCGCATGGGCAATCTGGTCGCAACCGAGATTCCGGCGGAAAGCTATTATCCTCCCCGCCAGCGTGGCGGAAACCGAGGCCTGCCCGGCGTCTACGATCCCTATTCCGAACCCGCACCTGCGCCGCGTGGCTGGGACGACGACGTCACGACCGCATCGATCCCCGACGTCGACCCGCGTGACAGCCTGCCGCTCGACGGCCTGCCCCAGGACATGCCGTATGGCGGCCCGGATCTGCCCGCACCTGCCGACACGGCCCCTGCCCGCACGGTGACGCCTGAAATCCCGGTCAAGAGCAATCTCTCCCGCCTGGAGATCACCGCCCTCCAGGCTTTCCTCGATCGTGAAGGCATTTCGCCCGGCGTCATCGACGGCAAGATGGGCCAGAACGTCAACAAGGCGATCGTCGCCTGGGAGCAAATGACCGGCGAAACGCTCGACCCGAACAATGCCGACGACATCCTGGAGCGCCTGCGTCTCTCCGGCGGCCTCGCGATCAAGAGCTACACGATCACCGCCGGCGATGCCGCCGGCCCCTTTGTCGCGTCGATCCCCGACGACTACGCACACAAGGCACAGCTTCCGGCCCTGTCCTACACCTCGACGGCGGAGATGCTCGCCGAGCGTTTCCACATGGATGAGGGCTATCTGCGCGAACTGAATCCCGGCGTCGACTTCTCGATCCCGGGCACGACGATCAAGGTGGTGGAGCCCGGCCCTTACAAGAAGGGTAACGTGGCACGCATCGTCGCCAACAAGGGTCTGAAGCAGGTCTTCGCCTATGGCGAGGATGGCGGCCTGATCGCCGCTTACCCGGCCAGCATCGGCTCGGCCGATACACCCTCCCCGTCGGGCACCGTCACGATCGAACGCATCGCGCTCAACCCGGGCTACACATACAATCCGAAGATCAATTTCCAGCAGGGCAATAACACCCAAGTCCTGCAGATCCCGCCAGGGCCGAACGGCCCCGTCGGCACGGTCTGGCTGGCGCTGTCGAAGCCGACCTACGGCATCCACGGAACCCCCGAGCCCTCCAAGATCGGCCGCACCCAGAGCCACGGCTGTATTCGCCTCACCAACTGGGATGCGACGGAACTGGCAAAGATGGTCAAGTCGGGCGTGACGGTGGAATTTGTCGAGTGA
- a CDS encoding MarR family winged helix-turn-helix transcriptional regulator, whose amino-acid sequence MPFRLLRVAESVDHGFMQFCGPEDELSWSEWQVLWSLGEHTPTTAKAISSHSGLSKTKISRAVKVLEDKGYLIRKKDRSDRRFELLSLTLKGQHRFERLADEAGAFQQWLERSVNIAYLSSLDSGLMGLEDLISTGHLRAPKRQAEEPLA is encoded by the coding sequence ATGCCCTTTCGGCTTTTACGCGTGGCCGAAAGCGTTGACCACGGCTTCATGCAGTTCTGCGGCCCGGAAGACGAGTTGTCATGGTCCGAATGGCAGGTTCTCTGGTCGCTCGGCGAACACACGCCGACAACGGCGAAGGCCATCTCCTCCCATTCGGGTCTTTCCAAGACAAAAATCAGTCGTGCCGTGAAGGTCCTAGAGGACAAAGGATATCTCATTCGCAAGAAGGATCGATCGGACCGGCGCTTTGAACTTCTGTCTTTAACGCTCAAGGGGCAGCACAGGTTCGAACGGCTCGCGGACGAGGCTGGGGCTTTCCAGCAGTGGCTTGAGCGCAGTGTCAACATCGCCTATCTCTCCTCGCTCGACAGCGGGCTCATGGGCCTGGAGGATCTGATCTCCACCGGCCACCTCCGGGCTCCAAAACGGCAGGCCGAGGAACCTCTTGCATGA
- a CDS encoding DUF4432 family protein: protein MITFSGPRGPRLALDESSVFDIGSCIVEGVDLSPGRAIPDDGDPRIDHSLEGFLFTCGPDHIRHREPIAGTDRHFPLHGSFSANPAHSIEMAVEGEDLVARAVVDVTLAAGGHAQLRRQWRLKAESGEVQLSDTVANVGETAFPTFLMYHMNLGAKHFDDETQLEGAMLDGVGFPWTFGEAEGGIFCVPAGHGGWAELRLGPIAVIGGKRLKVRFRTDTLPHLQVWRNQRLPAHVLGIEPVSHRWKGRAELEAAGEFNILQPGESRDYGLAFSFV from the coding sequence ATGATCACTTTTTCCGGTCCCAGGGGACCGCGTCTGGCACTGGACGAAAGCTCGGTATTCGATATCGGCTCGTGCATCGTCGAGGGCGTCGATCTGTCTCCCGGCCGGGCGATCCCCGATGACGGCGATCCGCGGATTGACCATTCGCTGGAAGGGTTCCTGTTCACCTGCGGACCCGACCATATCCGCCACCGAGAGCCGATCGCGGGCACGGACCGGCACTTTCCTCTGCATGGCTCCTTTTCAGCCAACCCGGCGCATTCGATCGAGATGGCGGTCGAGGGAGAGGATCTCGTGGCTCGGGCCGTGGTCGATGTGACACTCGCGGCTGGCGGCCACGCGCAGTTGCGGCGGCAGTGGCGCCTGAAGGCTGAGAGCGGCGAGGTGCAGCTTTCGGATACGGTCGCCAATGTCGGCGAAACCGCCTTTCCGACCTTTCTGATGTATCACATGAATCTGGGCGCGAAGCACTTCGACGACGAAACGCAGCTCGAAGGGGCGATGCTCGACGGCGTTGGTTTTCCCTGGACCTTCGGCGAAGCGGAGGGCGGCATCTTCTGTGTTCCAGCGGGTCATGGCGGCTGGGCGGAACTGCGTCTGGGGCCGATCGCGGTGATCGGCGGCAAGCGGCTGAAGGTCCGTTTCCGAACCGATACACTGCCGCATCTGCAGGTGTGGAGAAACCAGAGGCTGCCTGCCCATGTGCTCGGCATCGAGCCGGTCTCGCATCGCTGGAAGGGGCGTGCCGAGCTCGAGGCGGCGGGCGAATTCAATATCCTGCAGCCGGGCGAAAGCCGGGACTACGGACTTGCATTTTCCTTCGTCTGA
- a CDS encoding TIGR01244 family sulfur transferase produces MNIRQINEEYSVSGQITVDEVDEIKALGFKSIVCHRPDGEEFGQPEFAAVAKRAEELGLKIKHVPVGPMGVTPDAVADMVDALEEFERPMLGYCRSGARSNATYEHAQRQRG; encoded by the coding sequence ATGAACATCCGCCAGATCAACGAGGAATATTCGGTCAGCGGCCAGATCACGGTCGACGAGGTCGACGAGATCAAGGCGCTCGGCTTCAAGTCGATCGTCTGCCATCGCCCGGATGGTGAAGAATTCGGCCAGCCTGAATTTGCAGCCGTTGCCAAGCGCGCGGAAGAACTCGGCCTCAAGATCAAGCATGTGCCTGTCGGGCCGATGGGTGTCACGCCGGATGCCGTCGCCGACATGGTCGATGCGCTCGAAGAATTCGAACGCCCGATGCTCGGCTATTGCCGCTCCGGTGCCCGTTCGAACGCAACCTACGAACACGCACAGCGCCAGCGCGGCTGA
- a CDS encoding RidA family protein, translating to MSIKRIEPGKRMSGAVVHGNTVYLAGQVGEGSTVTEQSKSALAEVDRLLAAAGSDKSKILQTIIYLSDMSTFGEMNAVWEAWIDPANPPARATSGAPLATPDYLVEFIVTAAV from the coding sequence ATGAGCATCAAGCGTATCGAGCCCGGCAAGCGCATGAGCGGCGCCGTCGTCCACGGCAACACCGTTTACCTCGCCGGCCAGGTTGGCGAAGGCTCTACTGTGACCGAACAGTCGAAGTCGGCGCTCGCCGAAGTCGACCGCCTGCTGGCCGCCGCCGGTTCGGACAAGTCGAAGATCCTGCAGACGATCATCTACCTCTCTGACATGTCGACCTTCGGCGAAATGAATGCCGTCTGGGAGGCCTGGATCGATCCGGCCAACCCGCCGGCCCGCGCCACCAGCGGTGCGCCGCTCGCGACGCCGGACTATCTGGTCGAGTTCATCGTCACAGCTGCTGTCTGA
- a CDS encoding DMT family transporter, with protein MQTNQSMGLTDWALLLTLSVLWGGSFFFSKVALSELPPLTVVLARVAIAALALFIYLRIRRQPIPADATIWTAFLGMGLLNNLIPFTLLFWGQTQIASGLASILNATTPIFSILVAHVLTSDEGITRNKLVGIALGFLGVAVLMAGNHVKTEAIPLLPLLACLGAALSYGFAGVFGRRFRRMGISPATSAFGQVSATTLMMIPVVALVDSPWHLPMPGMTTIAALLGLGLLSTALAYILFFHILAVGGAINSSLVTLLIPVSAILLGYLFLGERLAPNHFAGMGLIALGLLSIDGRLYRWLLARRHKSASP; from the coding sequence ATGCAGACGAACCAATCCATGGGCCTCACAGACTGGGCTCTCCTCCTGACACTGTCCGTGCTGTGGGGCGGCTCCTTCTTCTTTTCCAAAGTCGCCCTCTCCGAGCTTCCGCCGCTCACGGTGGTTCTGGCCCGCGTGGCGATCGCGGCATTGGCTCTGTTTATCTATCTGCGCATACGCCGCCAGCCCATCCCCGCAGACGCCACCATCTGGACCGCTTTCCTGGGCATGGGTCTCCTCAACAATCTCATCCCCTTCACGCTTCTCTTCTGGGGGCAGACCCAGATCGCCAGCGGTCTCGCCTCGATCCTCAACGCGACCACTCCGATCTTCTCGATCCTCGTCGCGCATGTTCTGACATCGGACGAAGGCATCACGCGCAACAAGCTCGTCGGCATCGCCCTTGGGTTCTTGGGTGTCGCAGTGCTGATGGCCGGAAACCACGTGAAGACAGAGGCCATTCCGCTCCTGCCCCTCCTCGCCTGCCTTGGCGCAGCCCTGTCCTATGGCTTTGCTGGCGTATTCGGCCGGCGCTTCCGGCGCATGGGCATCTCGCCGGCAACCAGTGCATTCGGTCAGGTATCGGCGACAACGCTGATGATGATACCCGTGGTCGCGCTGGTCGATAGCCCATGGCATCTGCCGATGCCGGGAATGACGACCATCGCTGCGCTTCTCGGCCTCGGGCTACTCTCCACGGCGCTCGCCTATATCCTCTTCTTCCACATCCTCGCGGTCGGTGGCGCGATCAACAGTTCCCTCGTCACCCTGCTCATTCCCGTCAGCGCCATCCTGCTCGGCTATCTGTTCCTCGGCGAAAGGCTGGCACCCAACCATTTCGCTGGAATGGGCCTGATCGCGCTCGGATTGCTCTCCATCGACGGGCGCCTATATCGCTGGCTCCTTGCCAGGAGACACAAGTCCGCCAGCCCGTGA
- a CDS encoding bifunctional transcriptional activator/DNA repair enzyme AdaA has translation MSLDIHQCEQAWLARDPEFDGRFFIGVRTTGIYCRCVCPVRQPYRCNIEFLPSAAAAELAGYRPCLRCRPETAPFSPAWKGSAAIVERAARLIREEGALDAPGATVEVLAARVGVGGRHLTRLFQKHLGASPLQVAKTARVQRAKRLLTGTDMTITEIALQAGFGSVRRFNAVFQEVYKRPPTAIKRSSSPRPS, from the coding sequence ATGAGCCTCGATATCCACCAATGTGAACAGGCATGGCTTGCGCGTGATCCCGAGTTTGACGGCCGGTTCTTCATCGGCGTTCGAACGACCGGGATCTATTGCCGTTGTGTCTGCCCGGTGCGCCAGCCTTATCGCTGCAATATCGAATTCCTGCCGAGTGCGGCGGCGGCCGAACTTGCGGGCTATCGCCCCTGCCTGCGCTGCCGGCCGGAAACGGCGCCGTTCAGCCCGGCGTGGAAGGGCAGTGCTGCCATCGTCGAAAGGGCAGCAAGACTGATCCGCGAGGAAGGCGCACTCGATGCACCCGGCGCGACCGTCGAGGTGCTTGCTGCCCGGGTTGGCGTCGGCGGGCGACATCTGACGCGGCTGTTTCAAAAGCATCTCGGCGCAAGCCCGCTGCAGGTGGCAAAAACGGCGCGTGTTCAGCGCGCCAAGCGCCTGCTGACCGGTACGGACATGACGATCACCGAGATTGCGCTGCAGGCGGGGTTTGGAAGCGTCAGGCGGTTCAATGCCGTCTTTCAGGAGGTGTACAAACGACCGCCGACGGCGATCAAACGGAGTTCGTCGCCACGCCCCTCGTGA
- a CDS encoding thiamine pyrophosphate-binding protein → MKRTGGALVVEALKANGVERVSCVPGESYLAVLDALKDSGIETLVCRQEGGAAMMADTWGRLTGKPGICMVTRGPGATNASAGLHVAKQDSIPMILFIGQIGRDMKEREAFQEVEYRRAFTEFAKWVGEIDDARRIPEFVTRAFAVATSGRPGPVVLTLPEDMLLDEVEAPEAKPYTPVEAHPGPSQIAALGEMLKTAKRPMVVLGGTRWSEASVAGIQAFAEKFKLPVGCSFRRQMLFDHLHPSYAGDVGIGINPALAREVKEADLLILLGGRFSEMPSSSYTLMDIPYPAQTLVHIHPDPSELGRVYRADLAICAAPEEFVAALASLDAPAAPVWAERTVTMHAAYVAWSTPPKAGPGAVQMGPVMEWIEANTPKDAIFTNGAGNYATWLHRFHRFRAFNTQAAPTSGSMGYGMPAAVAAKQLFPEREVICFAGDGCFMMHGQEFATAIRYDLPIITLVINNSMYGTIRMHQEREYPGRVSATDLTNPDFAALAKAYGGHGETVEKTEDFAPAFLRARASGKPSIIEIKLDPEAITPTRTLTQIRNKA, encoded by the coding sequence ATGAAGAGAACCGGCGGAGCCCTTGTTGTCGAAGCCTTGAAGGCCAACGGCGTCGAGCGCGTGTCCTGCGTTCCCGGCGAAAGCTATCTGGCCGTTCTCGACGCGCTGAAGGACAGCGGCATCGAGACGCTGGTCTGCCGCCAGGAAGGCGGCGCGGCGATGATGGCCGATACCTGGGGTCGCCTCACCGGCAAACCCGGCATCTGCATGGTGACCCGTGGTCCGGGCGCGACCAACGCGTCTGCCGGACTGCATGTCGCCAAGCAGGATTCGATCCCGATGATCCTCTTCATCGGTCAGATCGGTCGCGACATGAAGGAGCGCGAAGCCTTCCAGGAAGTCGAATACCGTCGCGCCTTCACCGAGTTCGCCAAATGGGTCGGCGAGATCGATGACGCCCGCCGTATCCCGGAATTCGTCACCCGCGCCTTCGCCGTCGCCACATCAGGCCGCCCCGGCCCCGTCGTGCTGACGCTGCCGGAAGACATGCTGCTCGACGAAGTCGAAGCCCCGGAAGCCAAGCCCTACACGCCCGTAGAAGCCCATCCCGGTCCAAGCCAGATCGCAGCCCTCGGCGAGATGCTGAAGACCGCGAAGCGCCCGATGGTGGTTCTCGGCGGCACGCGCTGGAGTGAGGCATCCGTTGCCGGCATCCAGGCCTTTGCGGAAAAGTTCAAGCTGCCGGTCGGCTGCTCCTTCCGCCGCCAGATGTTGTTTGATCACCTGCATCCGTCCTATGCCGGCGATGTCGGCATCGGCATCAATCCGGCGCTCGCCAGGGAAGTGAAGGAGGCAGACCTCCTGATCCTGCTCGGCGGACGTTTCTCGGAAATGCCGTCCTCCTCCTATACCCTGATGGACATCCCCTACCCGGCGCAGACGCTCGTCCACATCCATCCGGATCCGTCCGAGCTTGGCCGGGTCTACCGCGCCGATCTGGCGATCTGTGCCGCGCCTGAGGAATTCGTCGCAGCACTCGCATCGCTCGATGCACCCGCCGCCCCTGTATGGGCCGAGCGCACAGTTACCATGCACGCCGCTTATGTCGCCTGGTCGACACCGCCGAAGGCCGGCCCCGGCGCCGTCCAGATGGGGCCGGTCATGGAGTGGATCGAGGCCAACACGCCGAAGGATGCGATCTTCACCAATGGCGCCGGCAACTATGCCACCTGGCTGCACCGCTTCCACCGTTTCCGGGCCTTCAACACCCAGGCCGCCCCGACCTCCGGCTCCATGGGCTATGGCATGCCGGCAGCCGTCGCTGCCAAGCAGCTCTTCCCGGAGCGTGAGGTCATCTGCTTTGCCGGTGACGGCTGCTTCATGATGCATGGCCAGGAATTCGCGACCGCCATCCGTTACGACCTGCCGATCATCACGCTCGTTATCAACAACAGCATGTACGGCACGATCCGCATGCACCAGGAGCGCGAATATCCGGGCCGCGTCAGCGCCACTGACCTGACCAACCCCGATTTTGCAGCCCTGGCCAAGGCCTATGGCGGCCACGGCGAAACCGTCGAGAAGACGGAGGATTTCGCCCCCGCCTTCCTGCGCGCCCGCGCCTCCGGCAAGCCTTCGATCATCGAGATCAAGCTCGACCCGGAGGCGATCACGCCGACACGGACCTTGACTCAAATTCGCAACAAAGCCTGA
- a CDS encoding CaiB/BaiF CoA transferase family protein, with protein sequence MTPKPSAPAPLTGIRVIELARVLAGPWAGQMLADLGADVIKVENPDGGDDTRAWGPPFVEGADGENLSAAYYHSTNRNKRSIAVDLKTPEGQETVRRLCASADVVIENFKRGGLEKYGLDYASLKAINPKLVYCSITGFGQNGPYADFAGYDYIVQGMSGFMSITGEKDGEPMKAGVAIADIFTGIYAVTAIQAALIHVMKTGQGQFVDMALLDVMSAVLANQNMNYLISGKPPTRLGNAHPNISPYEVVPTSDGHLILAVGNDGQFKRLCTILGIPTVTEDERFATNKARVANKVEVRRIVTAETAKWQKRDLLSACEQNAVPAGPINSIEEMFADPQVQARGLKIDLTDDKGTVIPSVRTPIVLSETPLRYERPSPRVGEHGEDILAELAELERKTK encoded by the coding sequence ATGACGCCCAAGCCATCAGCCCCTGCCCCGCTCACCGGCATCCGCGTGATCGAACTGGCCCGCGTACTCGCAGGCCCATGGGCAGGCCAGATGCTCGCCGATCTCGGCGCCGACGTGATCAAGGTCGAAAACCCTGATGGTGGCGACGACACCCGCGCCTGGGGTCCGCCCTTCGTCGAGGGCGCCGACGGCGAAAACCTCTCGGCCGCCTATTACCACTCCACCAACCGAAACAAGCGCTCGATTGCCGTGGACCTCAAGACGCCCGAAGGCCAGGAAACGGTCCGCCGCCTCTGCGCCTCGGCCGATGTCGTCATCGAGAACTTCAAGCGCGGCGGCCTTGAGAAATACGGTCTAGATTACGCGAGCCTGAAAGCGATCAACCCGAAGCTCGTCTACTGCTCGATCACCGGCTTTGGCCAGAACGGCCCCTATGCCGATTTCGCCGGCTATGACTACATCGTCCAGGGCATGTCCGGCTTCATGTCGATAACAGGCGAAAAGGACGGCGAACCGATGAAGGCGGGTGTGGCCATAGCCGACATCTTCACCGGAATCTATGCGGTGACCGCGATCCAGGCCGCCCTTATCCACGTTATGAAAACAGGTCAGGGCCAGTTCGTCGACATGGCCCTGCTCGATGTCATGTCGGCAGTGCTGGCCAACCAGAACATGAACTACCTGATCTCCGGCAAGCCGCCGACACGCCTCGGCAATGCCCATCCGAACATCAGCCCTTATGAAGTTGTGCCGACATCAGACGGCCACCTGATCCTCGCCGTCGGCAATGACGGCCAGTTCAAGCGCCTTTGCACCATCCTCGGTATCCCCACAGTCACTGAAGACGAACGTTTCGCCACCAACAAGGCCCGTGTCGCCAACAAGGTCGAGGTCCGCCGGATCGTCACGGCAGAGACCGCCAAGTGGCAGAAGCGCGACCTGCTCTCGGCCTGCGAACAAAATGCCGTGCCGGCCGGGCCGATCAACTCGATCGAGGAAATGTTCGCTGACCCGCAGGTCCAGGCGCGCGGCCTGAAGATCGATCTCACTGACGACAAGGGCACGGTCATCCCAAGCGTGCGCACGCCGATCGTGCTCTCCGAGACCCCCCTGCGCTACGAGCGCCCGAGCCCGCGCGTCGGCGAGCACGGCGAAGACATTCTGGCCGAACTGGCCGAGCTGGAAAGGAAGACCAAATGA
- a CDS encoding alpha/beta hydrolase encodes MFSDLAFHQSPSGARLAYHHQPSTIAPRGIVLICHGLAEHSRRYEGFASALAAHGYHVFAHDHRGHGETTAPDAQLGIFARRNGAEKVIADVMAMRELAVETYPGLPVILFGHSMGGLIALNVANEHPQAFHGLTIWNSNFNPGLAGRFAQAVLSLEQMLKGSDVPSLVLPKATFVAWGRAIKGHRTPFDWLSHDAREVDAYIADPLCGFDASVSMWRDIFRLTFAGAAPERLERLPQRLPVYLVGGAEDPATNMGREIRWLGQRMLDVGMTDVETTVYDGMRHETLNEIGREKAIADFLAWLGNLGP; translated from the coding sequence ATGTTTTCAGATCTTGCCTTTCACCAATCGCCATCAGGCGCCCGTCTTGCCTACCACCACCAGCCATCGACGATCGCGCCGCGCGGTATCGTCCTCATCTGCCATGGCCTGGCAGAACATTCGCGGCGCTACGAGGGGTTCGCCTCGGCTCTGGCCGCCCATGGCTACCACGTCTTTGCCCATGATCACCGCGGACACGGCGAGACGACGGCACCGGACGCTCAACTCGGGATATTCGCGCGCCGCAACGGGGCCGAAAAGGTGATCGCCGATGTCATGGCCATGCGCGAGCTTGCCGTTGAAACCTATCCGGGGCTTCCGGTCATCCTCTTCGGTCACTCCATGGGCGGCCTGATCGCGCTCAACGTCGCTAATGAACATCCACAAGCCTTCCATGGACTGACGATCTGGAATTCCAACTTCAATCCCGGCCTTGCCGGACGCTTCGCCCAAGCCGTGCTTTCTCTTGAGCAGATGCTGAAGGGCTCCGACGTCCCGTCACTAGTCCTGCCAAAGGCGACCTTCGTTGCCTGGGGCCGCGCAATCAAGGGCCATCGGACGCCATTCGACTGGCTCTCGCATGACGCGCGCGAGGTCGACGCCTATATCGCCGATCCGCTCTGCGGCTTCGATGCCAGCGTCTCCATGTGGCGCGATATCTTTCGCCTGACTTTCGCAGGCGCCGCCCCCGAACGTCTTGAGCGCCTGCCGCAACGCCTCCCCGTCTATCTGGTCGGCGGCGCTGAGGACCCCGCAACCAATATGGGCCGCGAGATACGCTGGCTCGGCCAACGCATGCTCGATGTCGGCATGACGGATGTCGAAACCACGGTCTATGACGGCATGCGCCATGAGACGCTGAACGAGATCGGTCGCGAAAAGGCGATCGCCGATTTCCTCGCCTGGCTCGGCAATCTCGGACCCTGA
- the ettA gene encoding energy-dependent translational throttle protein EttA: MARQFIYHMSGLSKSYGAKKILENIHLSFYPDAKIGILGPNGAGKSTVLRIIAGQDKEYTGEAWLAEGATVGYLEQEPHLDPAKNAFENVMEGVADKQAVLDRYNELMMNYSDETADEGAKLQDIIDSQNLWDLEQQVEMAMEALRCPPKDADVTLLSGGERRRIALCRLLLSQPDLLLLDEPTNHLDAETIAWLEKHLRDYPGAVMMITHDRYFLDNVTGWILELDRGRGIPYEGNYSAYLQAKAKRMLQENREEAGRQKAISREQEWIASSPKARQAKSKARIKAYEQLVDAAEGIRPGDAQIIIPVSERLGQVVIELDGITKGFEGRTLINDLSIKLPPGGIVGIIGPNGAGKSTLFKMITGQEKPDAGSIRVGDTVHLGYVDQSRDALDGSKTVWEEISGGAEIIKLGKFDMNSRAYCGAFNFKGGDQQQKVGNLSGGQRNRVHLAKMLKAGGNVLLLDEPTNDLDTETLGALETALENFAGCAIIISHDRMFLDRLATHILAFEGDGHVEWFEGNFEDYEQDKIRRLGPDALNPGSQAYKRLTR; encoded by the coding sequence ATGGCACGCCAGTTCATCTATCACATGTCGGGACTTAGCAAGTCCTACGGCGCAAAGAAGATTCTCGAGAACATCCACCTCTCGTTCTATCCCGATGCCAAGATCGGTATCCTCGGTCCGAACGGTGCGGGTAAGTCGACCGTGCTGCGCATCATCGCCGGTCAGGACAAGGAATACACCGGTGAAGCCTGGCTCGCCGAAGGTGCGACCGTCGGTTATCTCGAGCAGGAACCGCATCTCGATCCGGCGAAGAATGCGTTCGAGAACGTCATGGAAGGCGTGGCCGACAAGCAGGCCGTGCTCGACCGTTACAACGAACTGATGATGAACTATTCCGACGAGACCGCCGACGAAGGCGCGAAGCTCCAGGACATCATCGACAGCCAGAACCTCTGGGATCTCGAACAGCAGGTCGAAATGGCGATGGAAGCGCTGCGCTGCCCGCCAAAGGACGCCGACGTCACCTTGCTTTCCGGTGGTGAACGCCGCCGCATCGCGCTTTGCCGTCTGCTGCTCTCGCAGCCGGACCTGCTTTTGCTCGACGAACCGACCAACCACTTGGACGCCGAGACGATCGCCTGGCTTGAAAAGCACCTGCGCGACTACCCGGGCGCCGTGATGATGATCACCCACGATCGCTACTTCCTCGACAACGTCACCGGCTGGATCCTCGAACTCGACCGCGGCCGTGGCATTCCGTACGAAGGCAACTATTCGGCTTACCTGCAGGCGAAAGCCAAGCGCATGCTTCAGGAAAACCGCGAAGAGGCCGGCCGCCAGAAGGCGATCTCGCGCGAACAGGAATGGATTGCATCCAGCCCGAAGGCCCGTCAGGCCAAGTCCAAGGCCCGTATCAAGGCCTATGAACAGCTGGTTGATGCGGCTGAAGGCATTCGTCCCGGTGATGCGCAGATCATCATTCCGGTCTCCGAGCGTCTCGGCCAGGTCGTCATCGAACTCGACGGCATCACCAAGGGCTTTGAAGGCCGCACGTTGATCAACGACCTGTCGATCAAGCTGCCGCCGGGCGGCATCGTCGGCATCATCGGCCCGAACGGCGCCGGCAAGTCGACGCTGTTCAAGATGATCACCGGTCAGGAAAAGCCGGATGCCGGTTCGATCCGCGTCGGTGATACGGTCCATCTCGGTTATGTTGACCAGAGCCGCGATGCGCTGGATGGTTCGAAGACCGTCTGGGAAGAAATTTCGGGCGGTGCCGAAATCATCAAGCTCGGCAAGTTCGACATGAACTCCCGCGCTTACTGCGGCGCCTTCAACTTCAAGGGCGGCGATCAGCAGCAGAAGGTCGGCAACCTTTCCGGAGGTCAGCGCAACCGCGTGCATCTGGCCAAGATGTTGAAGGCCGGCGGCAACGTTCTTCTGCTCGACGAACCGACCAACGACCTCGACACGGAAACGCTGGGCGCGCTGGAAACGGCACTCGAGAACTTCGCCGGCTGCGCCATCATCATCAGCCACGATCGCATGTTCCTCGACCGTCTGGCGACGCATATCCTCGCCTTCGAAGGTGATGGCCATGTCGAATGGTTCGAGGGCAACTTCGAAGACTACGAGCAGGACAAGATCCGCCGCCTTGGCCCGGATGCGCTCAACCCGGGCAGCCAGGCTTACAAGCGCCTGACGCGCTAA